One Panicum virgatum strain AP13 chromosome 3N, P.virgatum_v5, whole genome shotgun sequence DNA segment encodes these proteins:
- the LOC120666815 gene encoding TNF receptor-associated factor homolog 1b-like isoform X2, which translates to MELSKLNDGFVVEDVLTIKAQVQVIREKADRPFRCLDGQYRRELIRVYLSNVEQICRRFIDERRGKLSRLIEDKMRWSSFSAFWLAMDPTVRRHMTREKTDTILKVLVKHFFIEKEVTSTLVIDSLYSGLKALEYQSKNKKGIPKLTETDTRSTPIVLIDQDMFVLADDVILLLERAAVDTLPHQPLPTKDDKSSQNRTKDGNSGEEFNKDSIERDDRRLIELGWKTLELFALAHIFSRIEVAYQEAVALKRQEELIREEEAAWLAEIELKAKRSAAEKEKRAKKKQAKQKKNSRKNNKGKNGKSDINKEILMDSSPSDDRILDDFSGQAEEMSSNADNPEEVSDISDNRDDNSDALHVDIEDRESSPVNWETDASETQATVPRSGEVQNDQAGKRISFVDDSSSTCSSDSVPSVILNGSSTGGAWTNVRSSSNRGNNRRNKDADPRAGFAQGGPNSGYNGFIGSGSSASGNSKDNRHESEDDKVVLQRKQHAQRHVDVMSPSKSRMAESSFSSVSPVKKQPNLSQQPKFSLESTNSLNNRASQVSGAVTSTAIASVTSTPAAQILSNKGPLSSLATHNEKSVPIASRPLQVPVQSKSEAQKKAPLDGSATTQAVAVSRPLSAPQVPAGKRSASVTSTSQSVPLLSRSMSAVGRLGNEPSANAPSFIPRSRTYRNAMMEKSSVGGSSFRHQPSSLEQGVAHSQSLFSSQPSILSSEDLPGKEETSLKPGFTFGTVKPESLNQYECREQSSQQASSSSSSISNSSDCAPSSSNIRSEIAKLNLNGRSRSRQLLSEISTRFTPFQPQGLVADEFPHLDIINDLLDEEQSDRRRVLRPGFAQHFSMPNDSSSPDYGLFGEPYLMDQSEPYLEEEPPRFYSTLSTAHRGLRDRSYSQFDLPSYSSSGQFDDLMMNQWPYNHTEFSMPSFLSDTSGYPYQLQDFSSSANGASRYPSYRPANGH; encoded by the exons ATGGAGCTATCAAAATTAAATGATGGCTTTGTTGTTGAGGATGTTCTTACTATCAAAGCTCAAGTTCAAGTTATCAG GGAGAAGGCAGACCGTCCATTTCGTTGCCTTGATGGACAGTACCGAAGGGAACTAATTAGGGTTTATCTGTCAAATGTGGAACAAATTTGTCGACGCTTTATTGATGAAAGAAGAGGCAAGCTTAGCAGGTTGATTGAGGATAAAATGAGGTGGTCCAG TTTCAGTGCATTCTGGCTAGCAATGGATCCAACTGTGCGGCGACACATGACAAGGGAAAAGACTGACACTATATTGAAAGTTCTAGTGAAGCACTTCTTTATAGAGAAAGAAGTTACGTCAACCTTGGTAATTGACTCACTATATAGCGGACTGAAGGCTCTTGAATACCAGAGTAAGAATAAAAAGGGGATACCTAAACTAACAGAAACAGACACTCGAAGCACTCCAATAGTACTTATTGATCAGGACATGTTTGTTTTGGCTGATGATGTGATACTTTTGCTTGAGAGAGCTGCAGTGGACACACTGCCGCATCAACCATTGCCTACAAAAGATGATAAAAGTTCACAGAACCGCACAAAG GATGGCAACTCAGGTGAGGAGTTTAACAAAGATTCTATTGAGCGTGATGATAGACGGCTTATAGAGCTAGGCTGGAAGACATTGGAGCTTTTTGCCTTAGCTCATATATTCAG CCGAATAGAAGTGGCATACCAAGAGGCGGTGGCTTTGAAACGCCAAGAGGAGCTCATTCGTGAAGAAGAAGCTGCTTGGCTAGCTGAaattgaacttaaggcaaagcgTAGTGCTGCTGAAAAGGAAAAGCGTGCTAAGAAAAAGCAG GCAAAACAGAAGAAAAACAGTCGGAAAAATAATAAAGGGAAAAATGGCAAGTCTGACATCAACAAGGAAATACTTATGGACAGCAGTCCATCTGATGATAGGATCCTGGACGATTTCTCTGGACAAGCAGAAGAAATGTCCTCAAATGCTGACAACCCTGAAGAAGTCTCTGATATATCTGACAACAGAGATGATAATTCAGATGCACTTCATGTTGATATTGAAGACCGTGAATCTAGCCCTGTTAATTGGGAGACAGATGCTTCAGAAACTCAAGCTACTGTGCCTAGAAGTGGTGAGGTGCAAAATGACCAAGCAGGGAAGCGGATCTCTTTTGTGGATGATAGCTCATCAACTTGTTCATCAGACTCAGTTCCCTCGGTTATCTTGAATGGATCATCCACAGGAGGTGCCTGGACAAATGTCAGATCCTCATCCAATAG GGGAAACAACAGGAGGAATAAGGATGCTGATCCACGAGCAGGATTTGCACAAGGTGGACCAAACTCAGGGTATAATGGTTTTATAGGATCTGGCAGCAGTGCTTCCGGCAACTCCAAGGACAACAGACATGAATCTGAG GATGATAAAGTTGTCTTGCAGAGGAAGCAACATGCACAACGTCATGTTGATGTCATGAGCCCCTCCAAGTCAAGAATGGCGGAGTCTTCCTTTTCTTCTGTGAGCCCTGTTAAGAAGCAACCTAACTTATCCCAGCAACCAAAATTTTCACTAGAAAGCACCAATAGTTTGAATAACCGTGCAAGCCAAGTTTCGGGTGCTGTGACTTCCACTGCAATAGCAAGTGTCACTTCAACTCCGGCAGCTCAGATACTATCAAATAAAGGGCCTCTGTCCAGTCTTGCGACCCACAATGAGAAGTCAGTTCCAATTGCAAGTAGACCCTTGCAGGTGCCTGTACAATCCAAATCTGAAGCGCAGAAAAAGGCTCCCCTGGATGGCAGTGCAACAACCCAGGCTGTTGCTGTATCAAGGCCCTTGAGTGCGCCACAAGTCCCTGCAGGGAAACGAAGTGCATCAGTTACTTCAACATCTCAGAGTGTACCCCTTCTTTCTCGTTCAATGAGTGCAGTCGGACGTTTGGGAAATGAGCCCTCAGCCAATGCTCCTAGCTTCATTCCCCGGTCACGAACTTATCGCAATGCCATGATGGAGAAAAGTTCTGTTGGTGGAAGCAGTTTCAGACATCAGCCAAGTTCACTGGAGCAAGGAGTTGCACATTCGCAATCGTTATTTTCATCGCAGCCTTCCATTCTGTCATCAGAAGACTTACCTGGGAAAGAGGAAACGTCATTGAAACCTGGGTTTACATTTGGAACTGTCAAGCCCGAGTCACTGAACCAGTATGAGTGCAGAGAACAGAGCTCACAgcaagcaagcagcagcagcagcagcatcagtaACAGTAGTGATTGTGCTCCATCGAGTTCGAACATCAGAAGTGAGATTGCGAAGCTCAATTTGAATGGAAGATCACGAAGCAGGCAGCTGTTGTCAGAAATTTCTACCAGATTTACTCCTTTTCAACCGCAAGGCCTGGTCGCTGATGAGTTCCCACACCTAGACATCATCAATGACTTGCTGGACGAGGAGCAGAGTGACAGGAGAAGGGTTCTTCGACCTGGATTTGCTCAACATTTCTCTATGCCCAATGATTCCAGCAGCCCTGATTATGGCTTGTTCGGTGAGCCATACCTGATGGATCAATCCGAGCCATACCTCGAGGAGGAGCCTCCTAGGTTTTATAGCACATTGAGCACTGCTCATAGGGGGCTGAGGGACCGGAGTTATTCACAATTTGATCTCCCTTCATACTCCAGCAGCGGCCAGTTTGATGATCTGATGATGAACCAATGGCCATACAACCACACTGAATTCTCCATGCCTAGCTTTTTGTCAGACACAAGTGGCTACCCCTATCAGTTGCAGGATTTCTCGAGTTCGGCAAATGGAGCAAGCAGATACCCATCCTATCGCCCTGCCAATGGGCACTGA
- the LOC120666815 gene encoding TNF receptor-associated factor homolog 1a-like isoform X1, with translation MAGTLTEDNAGDGRSSSTEEMPSDQQSHSGDSLAEWRSSEQVENGTPSTSPAYSDTDDDDCGPRPSELYGKFTWRIDNFSQINKRELRSNSFDVGGFKWYILIYPQGCDVCNHLSLFLCVANHDKLLPGWSHFAQFTIAVINRDPKKSKYSDTLHRFWKKEHDWGWKKFMELSKLNDGFVVEDVLTIKAQVQVIREKADRPFRCLDGQYRRELIRVYLSNVEQICRRFIDERRGKLSRLIEDKMRWSSFSAFWLAMDPTVRRHMTREKTDTILKVLVKHFFIEKEVTSTLVIDSLYSGLKALEYQSKNKKGIPKLTETDTRSTPIVLIDQDMFVLADDVILLLERAAVDTLPHQPLPTKDDKSSQNRTKDGNSGEEFNKDSIERDDRRLIELGWKTLELFALAHIFSRIEVAYQEAVALKRQEELIREEEAAWLAEIELKAKRSAAEKEKRAKKKQAKQKKNSRKNNKGKNGKSDINKEILMDSSPSDDRILDDFSGQAEEMSSNADNPEEVSDISDNRDDNSDALHVDIEDRESSPVNWETDASETQATVPRSGEVQNDQAGKRISFVDDSSSTCSSDSVPSVILNGSSTGGAWTNVRSSSNRGNNRRNKDADPRAGFAQGGPNSGYNGFIGSGSSASGNSKDNRHESEDDKVVLQRKQHAQRHVDVMSPSKSRMAESSFSSVSPVKKQPNLSQQPKFSLESTNSLNNRASQVSGAVTSTAIASVTSTPAAQILSNKGPLSSLATHNEKSVPIASRPLQVPVQSKSEAQKKAPLDGSATTQAVAVSRPLSAPQVPAGKRSASVTSTSQSVPLLSRSMSAVGRLGNEPSANAPSFIPRSRTYRNAMMEKSSVGGSSFRHQPSSLEQGVAHSQSLFSSQPSILSSEDLPGKEETSLKPGFTFGTVKPESLNQYECREQSSQQASSSSSSISNSSDCAPSSSNIRSEIAKLNLNGRSRSRQLLSEISTRFTPFQPQGLVADEFPHLDIINDLLDEEQSDRRRVLRPGFAQHFSMPNDSSSPDYGLFGEPYLMDQSEPYLEEEPPRFYSTLSTAHRGLRDRSYSQFDLPSYSSSGQFDDLMMNQWPYNHTEFSMPSFLSDTSGYPYQLQDFSSSANGASRYPSYRPANGH, from the exons ATGGCTGGCACTTTGACTGAGGACAATGCTGGGGATGGTAGATCCTCATCAACTGAAGAGATGCCAAGTGATCAACAGAGCCATTCTGGGGATTCTTTAGCTGAATGGAGGTCAAGTGAGCAAGTTGAGAATGGGACACCATCCACCTCACCAGCGTACTCAGACACTGATGATGACGATTGTG GACCAAGGCCTTCTGAACTTTATGGGAAGTTTACATGGAGAATTGATAATTTCTCTCAAATCAACAAGAGAGAGCTAAGGAGTAATTCCTTTGATGTTGGCGGATTTAAGTG GTATATCTTAATTTATCCACAAGGATGTGATGTTTGCAatcacctctctctctttctttgtgTTGCGAACCATGATAAACTACTCCCAG GGTGGAGTCACTTCGCACAATTTACAATAGCTGTAATTAATAGAGACCCTAAGAAATCCAAGTATTCTG ATACACTACATCGATTTTGGAAGAAGGAACATGATTGGGGGTGGAAAAAGTTTATGGAGCTATCAAAATTAAATGATGGCTTTGTTGTTGAGGATGTTCTTACTATCAAAGCTCAAGTTCAAGTTATCAG GGAGAAGGCAGACCGTCCATTTCGTTGCCTTGATGGACAGTACCGAAGGGAACTAATTAGGGTTTATCTGTCAAATGTGGAACAAATTTGTCGACGCTTTATTGATGAAAGAAGAGGCAAGCTTAGCAGGTTGATTGAGGATAAAATGAGGTGGTCCAG TTTCAGTGCATTCTGGCTAGCAATGGATCCAACTGTGCGGCGACACATGACAAGGGAAAAGACTGACACTATATTGAAAGTTCTAGTGAAGCACTTCTTTATAGAGAAAGAAGTTACGTCAACCTTGGTAATTGACTCACTATATAGCGGACTGAAGGCTCTTGAATACCAGAGTAAGAATAAAAAGGGGATACCTAAACTAACAGAAACAGACACTCGAAGCACTCCAATAGTACTTATTGATCAGGACATGTTTGTTTTGGCTGATGATGTGATACTTTTGCTTGAGAGAGCTGCAGTGGACACACTGCCGCATCAACCATTGCCTACAAAAGATGATAAAAGTTCACAGAACCGCACAAAG GATGGCAACTCAGGTGAGGAGTTTAACAAAGATTCTATTGAGCGTGATGATAGACGGCTTATAGAGCTAGGCTGGAAGACATTGGAGCTTTTTGCCTTAGCTCATATATTCAG CCGAATAGAAGTGGCATACCAAGAGGCGGTGGCTTTGAAACGCCAAGAGGAGCTCATTCGTGAAGAAGAAGCTGCTTGGCTAGCTGAaattgaacttaaggcaaagcgTAGTGCTGCTGAAAAGGAAAAGCGTGCTAAGAAAAAGCAG GCAAAACAGAAGAAAAACAGTCGGAAAAATAATAAAGGGAAAAATGGCAAGTCTGACATCAACAAGGAAATACTTATGGACAGCAGTCCATCTGATGATAGGATCCTGGACGATTTCTCTGGACAAGCAGAAGAAATGTCCTCAAATGCTGACAACCCTGAAGAAGTCTCTGATATATCTGACAACAGAGATGATAATTCAGATGCACTTCATGTTGATATTGAAGACCGTGAATCTAGCCCTGTTAATTGGGAGACAGATGCTTCAGAAACTCAAGCTACTGTGCCTAGAAGTGGTGAGGTGCAAAATGACCAAGCAGGGAAGCGGATCTCTTTTGTGGATGATAGCTCATCAACTTGTTCATCAGACTCAGTTCCCTCGGTTATCTTGAATGGATCATCCACAGGAGGTGCCTGGACAAATGTCAGATCCTCATCCAATAG GGGAAACAACAGGAGGAATAAGGATGCTGATCCACGAGCAGGATTTGCACAAGGTGGACCAAACTCAGGGTATAATGGTTTTATAGGATCTGGCAGCAGTGCTTCCGGCAACTCCAAGGACAACAGACATGAATCTGAG GATGATAAAGTTGTCTTGCAGAGGAAGCAACATGCACAACGTCATGTTGATGTCATGAGCCCCTCCAAGTCAAGAATGGCGGAGTCTTCCTTTTCTTCTGTGAGCCCTGTTAAGAAGCAACCTAACTTATCCCAGCAACCAAAATTTTCACTAGAAAGCACCAATAGTTTGAATAACCGTGCAAGCCAAGTTTCGGGTGCTGTGACTTCCACTGCAATAGCAAGTGTCACTTCAACTCCGGCAGCTCAGATACTATCAAATAAAGGGCCTCTGTCCAGTCTTGCGACCCACAATGAGAAGTCAGTTCCAATTGCAAGTAGACCCTTGCAGGTGCCTGTACAATCCAAATCTGAAGCGCAGAAAAAGGCTCCCCTGGATGGCAGTGCAACAACCCAGGCTGTTGCTGTATCAAGGCCCTTGAGTGCGCCACAAGTCCCTGCAGGGAAACGAAGTGCATCAGTTACTTCAACATCTCAGAGTGTACCCCTTCTTTCTCGTTCAATGAGTGCAGTCGGACGTTTGGGAAATGAGCCCTCAGCCAATGCTCCTAGCTTCATTCCCCGGTCACGAACTTATCGCAATGCCATGATGGAGAAAAGTTCTGTTGGTGGAAGCAGTTTCAGACATCAGCCAAGTTCACTGGAGCAAGGAGTTGCACATTCGCAATCGTTATTTTCATCGCAGCCTTCCATTCTGTCATCAGAAGACTTACCTGGGAAAGAGGAAACGTCATTGAAACCTGGGTTTACATTTGGAACTGTCAAGCCCGAGTCACTGAACCAGTATGAGTGCAGAGAACAGAGCTCACAgcaagcaagcagcagcagcagcagcatcagtaACAGTAGTGATTGTGCTCCATCGAGTTCGAACATCAGAAGTGAGATTGCGAAGCTCAATTTGAATGGAAGATCACGAAGCAGGCAGCTGTTGTCAGAAATTTCTACCAGATTTACTCCTTTTCAACCGCAAGGCCTGGTCGCTGATGAGTTCCCACACCTAGACATCATCAATGACTTGCTGGACGAGGAGCAGAGTGACAGGAGAAGGGTTCTTCGACCTGGATTTGCTCAACATTTCTCTATGCCCAATGATTCCAGCAGCCCTGATTATGGCTTGTTCGGTGAGCCATACCTGATGGATCAATCCGAGCCATACCTCGAGGAGGAGCCTCCTAGGTTTTATAGCACATTGAGCACTGCTCATAGGGGGCTGAGGGACCGGAGTTATTCACAATTTGATCTCCCTTCATACTCCAGCAGCGGCCAGTTTGATGATCTGATGATGAACCAATGGCCATACAACCACACTGAATTCTCCATGCCTAGCTTTTTGTCAGACACAAGTGGCTACCCCTATCAGTTGCAGGATTTCTCGAGTTCGGCAAATGGAGCAAGCAGATACCCATCCTATCGCCCTGCCAATGGGCACTGA